Proteins from a single region of Lasioglossum baleicum chromosome 1, iyLasBale1, whole genome shotgun sequence:
- the Sky gene encoding GTPase-activating protein skywalker isoform X3, producing MLVTQTPSSMDNQPNMMSVLEEEANVDIDDAFPPHVDTTNIVIQPESPTSKKQALKTFNEVNALLQAGRKREVKLVIRENAWPLNNGIRTQLWPALCSQHAHGKNMLDGFYWDMVNQVFGTTELPEKSIMLPPFVDSTHCLSYNLTRKGRSVADRVVSVLGYACPDITYSPSLYPITALLLHFMPEEECYHCMASLVAAKDKMFITQTKLLYEVTWKTVEQITKKHVKSAAVHLARHCSGSRAERIYMDWIWWILQLLPFQHLVRVMDCFLHEGIKVFYRVAMAIVLLFYKHSSLQNSEWMNEISKNGIDAALSKFCRQIPVTPAKFLRTAFGIRGLSSAYISRVFLRTEMALKSRSVLTGSRSLARSRSTDNLPTSQSQVNIQMMSHTLTIREKECEDTYKDRLFTLWSWLPMRITMYQPILLYTTEEHGCSLTTFYVRVEQHEPTLLMIKTCNNEVFGAYCSTRWCERNMKNDKGQRQAYFGTGETFLFSLYPERAKYPWVGMDSSHNDSKVHHSAELFMAADSKMITIGGGDGQAIWMDENIRFGKTDRCSTFNNPPLCASGDFEIRVLEVYGFAGA from the exons ATGTTAGTCACACAGACACCCTCCTCGATGGACAACCAGCCGAATATGATGTCGGTACTCGAGGAGGAGGCGAATGTCGATATCGATGACGCGTTTCCACCGCACGTCGACACGACGAACATCGTCATACAGCCGGAGTCGCCTACCAGCAAGAAACAAGCGCTAAAGACCTTCAACGAGGTCAATGCGCTCCTACAAGCTGGCAGAAAGAGGGAGGTTAAGCTGGTCATAAGGGAGAACGCGTGGCCATTGAACAACGGAATTAGGACGCAGCTCTGGCCGGCTCTTTGCAGTCAACATGCACACGGCAAGAACATGCTCGATGGCTTTTATTGGGACATGGTCAATCAAGTTTTTGGGACTACAG AGCTGCCGGAAAAATCAATCATGCTACCGCCGTTTGTGGATAGCACTCATTGCCTGTCATACAATCTGACAAGAAAGGGCAGGAGTGTCGCAGACAGGGTTGTATCTGTACTGGGATACGCTTGTCCCGATATCACCTACAGTCCTTCGCTATACCCGATCACAGCGCTTCTTCTTCACTTCATGCCAG AGGAGGAGTGTTATCATTGTATGGCCAGCCTGGTCGCTGCTAAAGACAAAATGTTCATTACGCAAACCAAACTTCTGTACGAAGTTACCTGGAAAACTGTCGAGCAAATCACCAAAAAACACGTG AAATCGGCTGCAGTACATTTAGCGAGGCATTGCTCGGGATCAAGAGCGGAGAGAATTTACATGGATTGGATCTGGTGGATACTACAGCTTCTTCCATTCCAACATCTAGTCAGGGTTATGGACTGTTTCCTACACGAAGGCATTAAG GTCTTCTACCGAGTAGCGATGGCTATAGTTTTATTATTCTATAAGCACTCATCCTTGCAAAACTCTGAGTGGATGAATGAAATTTCCAAGAACGGCATCGACGCCGCATTGTCGAAATTCTGCAGGCAAATACCG GTGACGCCGGCAAAGTTTTTGCGTACCGCATTTGGGATACGTGGACTCAGCTCAGCATACATATCAAGGGTATTTTTGCGCACAGAAATGGCTCTTAAAAGTAGAAGCGTTTTAACGGGATCCAGATCGTTGGCTCGTTCCCGGTCCACGGACAATCTGCCCACGAGCCAGTCCCAAGTCAACATTCAGATGATGTCGCACACGCTCACGATACGAGAA AAAGAATGTGAAGACACATACAAAGACAGG TTGTTCACGTTGTGGTCCTGGCTGCCGATGCGGATTACCATGTATCAACCAATACTGCTATACACAACAGAAGAGCATGGTTGTTCGTTGACAACGTTTTACGTAAGGGTAGAGCAACACGAACCAACCCTGTTGATGATCAAGACCTGTAACAATGAA GTGTTTGGTGCCTACTGCTCCACAAGATGGTGCGAACGAAACATGAAAAACGACAAAGGACAAAGACAAGCCTACTTCGGCACAGGTGAAACGTTTCTGTTCAGTTTGTACCCTGAACGAGCAAAATACCCTTGGGTAGGGATGGACTCTTCGCACAATGATTCCAAGGTCCACCATTCGGCTGAGCTGTTCATGGCGGCAGATTCTAAAATGATAACAATTGGCGGCGG agATGGACAAGCCATATGGATGGACGAGAACATCAGATTCGGTAAGACAGACCGGTGCTCCACGTTCAACAACCCACCTCTTTGTGCTAGCGGCGACTTCGAGATTAGGGTACTGGAGGTGTACGGTTTCGCCGGTGCTTGA
- the Sky gene encoding GTPase-activating protein skywalker isoform X2, with amino-acid sequence MLVTQTPSSMDNQPNMMSVLEEEANVDIDDAFPPHVDTTNIVIQPESPTSKKQALKTFNEVNALLQAGRKREVKLVIRENAWPLNNGIRTQLWPALCSQHAHGKNMLDGFYWDMVNQVFGTTELPEKSIMLPPFVDSTHCLSYNLTRKGRSVADRVVSVLGYACPDITYSPSLYPITALLLHFMPEEECYHCMASLVAAKDKMFITQTKLLYEVTWKTVEQITKKHVKSAAVHLARHCSGSRAERIYMDWIWWILQLLPFQHLVRVMDCFLHEGIKVFYRVAMAIVLLFYKHSSLQNSEWMNEISKNGIDAALSKFCRQIPVTPAKFLRTAFGIRGLSSAYISRVFLRTEMALKSRSVLTGSRSLARSRSTDNLPTSQSQVNIQMMSHTLTIREGAHSPGPRALSMGVYPIQSICSQILDMPDLFTLWSWLPMRITMYQPILLYTTEEHGCSLTTFYVRVEQHEPTLLMIKTCNNEVFGAYCSTRWCERNMKNDKGQRQAYFGTGETFLFSLYPERAKYPWVGMDSSHNDSKVHHSAELFMAADSKMITIGGGDGQAIWMDENIRFGKTDRCSTFNNPPLCASGDFEIRVLEVYGFAGA; translated from the exons ATGTTAGTCACACAGACACCCTCCTCGATGGACAACCAGCCGAATATGATGTCGGTACTCGAGGAGGAGGCGAATGTCGATATCGATGACGCGTTTCCACCGCACGTCGACACGACGAACATCGTCATACAGCCGGAGTCGCCTACCAGCAAGAAACAAGCGCTAAAGACCTTCAACGAGGTCAATGCGCTCCTACAAGCTGGCAGAAAGAGGGAGGTTAAGCTGGTCATAAGGGAGAACGCGTGGCCATTGAACAACGGAATTAGGACGCAGCTCTGGCCGGCTCTTTGCAGTCAACATGCACACGGCAAGAACATGCTCGATGGCTTTTATTGGGACATGGTCAATCAAGTTTTTGGGACTACAG AGCTGCCGGAAAAATCAATCATGCTACCGCCGTTTGTGGATAGCACTCATTGCCTGTCATACAATCTGACAAGAAAGGGCAGGAGTGTCGCAGACAGGGTTGTATCTGTACTGGGATACGCTTGTCCCGATATCACCTACAGTCCTTCGCTATACCCGATCACAGCGCTTCTTCTTCACTTCATGCCAG AGGAGGAGTGTTATCATTGTATGGCCAGCCTGGTCGCTGCTAAAGACAAAATGTTCATTACGCAAACCAAACTTCTGTACGAAGTTACCTGGAAAACTGTCGAGCAAATCACCAAAAAACACGTG AAATCGGCTGCAGTACATTTAGCGAGGCATTGCTCGGGATCAAGAGCGGAGAGAATTTACATGGATTGGATCTGGTGGATACTACAGCTTCTTCCATTCCAACATCTAGTCAGGGTTATGGACTGTTTCCTACACGAAGGCATTAAG GTCTTCTACCGAGTAGCGATGGCTATAGTTTTATTATTCTATAAGCACTCATCCTTGCAAAACTCTGAGTGGATGAATGAAATTTCCAAGAACGGCATCGACGCCGCATTGTCGAAATTCTGCAGGCAAATACCG GTGACGCCGGCAAAGTTTTTGCGTACCGCATTTGGGATACGTGGACTCAGCTCAGCATACATATCAAGGGTATTTTTGCGCACAGAAATGGCTCTTAAAAGTAGAAGCGTTTTAACGGGATCCAGATCGTTGGCTCGTTCCCGGTCCACGGACAATCTGCCCACGAGCCAGTCCCAAGTCAACATTCAGATGATGTCGCACACGCTCACGATACGAGAA GGTGCACACAGTCCTGGACCGCGTGCTCTGTCAATGGGCGTTTATCCCATACAAAGCATATGCTCCCAGATTCTAGACATGCCTGAT TTGTTCACGTTGTGGTCCTGGCTGCCGATGCGGATTACCATGTATCAACCAATACTGCTATACACAACAGAAGAGCATGGTTGTTCGTTGACAACGTTTTACGTAAGGGTAGAGCAACACGAACCAACCCTGTTGATGATCAAGACCTGTAACAATGAA GTGTTTGGTGCCTACTGCTCCACAAGATGGTGCGAACGAAACATGAAAAACGACAAAGGACAAAGACAAGCCTACTTCGGCACAGGTGAAACGTTTCTGTTCAGTTTGTACCCTGAACGAGCAAAATACCCTTGGGTAGGGATGGACTCTTCGCACAATGATTCCAAGGTCCACCATTCGGCTGAGCTGTTCATGGCGGCAGATTCTAAAATGATAACAATTGGCGGCGG agATGGACAAGCCATATGGATGGACGAGAACATCAGATTCGGTAAGACAGACCGGTGCTCCACGTTCAACAACCCACCTCTTTGTGCTAGCGGCGACTTCGAGATTAGGGTACTGGAGGTGTACGGTTTCGCCGGTGCTTGA
- the Sky gene encoding GTPase-activating protein skywalker isoform X4 — MLVTQTPSSMDNQPNMMSVLEEEANVDIDDAFPPHVDTTNIVIQPESPTSKKQALKTFNEVNALLQAGRKREVKLVIRENAWPLNNGIRTQLWPALCSQHAHGKNMLDGFYWDMVNQVFGTTELPEKSIMLPPFVDSTHCLSYNLTRKGRSVADRVVSVLGYACPDITYSPSLYPITALLLHFMPEEECYHCMASLVAAKDKMFITQTKLLYEVTWKTVEQITKKHVKSAAVHLARHCSGSRAERIYMDWIWWILQLLPFQHLVRVMDCFLHEGIKVFYRVAMAIVLLFYKHSSLQNSEWMNEISKNGIDAALSKFCRQIPVTPAKFLRTAFGIRGLSSAYISRVFLRTEMALKSRSVLTGSRSLARSRSTDNLPTSQSQVNIQMMSHTLTIRELFTLWSWLPMRITMYQPILLYTTEEHGCSLTTFYVRVEQHEPTLLMIKTCNNEVFGAYCSTRWCERNMKNDKGQRQAYFGTGETFLFSLYPERAKYPWVGMDSSHNDSKVHHSAELFMAADSKMITIGGGDGQAIWMDENIRFGKTDRCSTFNNPPLCASGDFEIRVLEVYGFAGA; from the exons ATGTTAGTCACACAGACACCCTCCTCGATGGACAACCAGCCGAATATGATGTCGGTACTCGAGGAGGAGGCGAATGTCGATATCGATGACGCGTTTCCACCGCACGTCGACACGACGAACATCGTCATACAGCCGGAGTCGCCTACCAGCAAGAAACAAGCGCTAAAGACCTTCAACGAGGTCAATGCGCTCCTACAAGCTGGCAGAAAGAGGGAGGTTAAGCTGGTCATAAGGGAGAACGCGTGGCCATTGAACAACGGAATTAGGACGCAGCTCTGGCCGGCTCTTTGCAGTCAACATGCACACGGCAAGAACATGCTCGATGGCTTTTATTGGGACATGGTCAATCAAGTTTTTGGGACTACAG AGCTGCCGGAAAAATCAATCATGCTACCGCCGTTTGTGGATAGCACTCATTGCCTGTCATACAATCTGACAAGAAAGGGCAGGAGTGTCGCAGACAGGGTTGTATCTGTACTGGGATACGCTTGTCCCGATATCACCTACAGTCCTTCGCTATACCCGATCACAGCGCTTCTTCTTCACTTCATGCCAG AGGAGGAGTGTTATCATTGTATGGCCAGCCTGGTCGCTGCTAAAGACAAAATGTTCATTACGCAAACCAAACTTCTGTACGAAGTTACCTGGAAAACTGTCGAGCAAATCACCAAAAAACACGTG AAATCGGCTGCAGTACATTTAGCGAGGCATTGCTCGGGATCAAGAGCGGAGAGAATTTACATGGATTGGATCTGGTGGATACTACAGCTTCTTCCATTCCAACATCTAGTCAGGGTTATGGACTGTTTCCTACACGAAGGCATTAAG GTCTTCTACCGAGTAGCGATGGCTATAGTTTTATTATTCTATAAGCACTCATCCTTGCAAAACTCTGAGTGGATGAATGAAATTTCCAAGAACGGCATCGACGCCGCATTGTCGAAATTCTGCAGGCAAATACCG GTGACGCCGGCAAAGTTTTTGCGTACCGCATTTGGGATACGTGGACTCAGCTCAGCATACATATCAAGGGTATTTTTGCGCACAGAAATGGCTCTTAAAAGTAGAAGCGTTTTAACGGGATCCAGATCGTTGGCTCGTTCCCGGTCCACGGACAATCTGCCCACGAGCCAGTCCCAAGTCAACATTCAGATGATGTCGCACACGCTCACGATACGAGAA TTGTTCACGTTGTGGTCCTGGCTGCCGATGCGGATTACCATGTATCAACCAATACTGCTATACACAACAGAAGAGCATGGTTGTTCGTTGACAACGTTTTACGTAAGGGTAGAGCAACACGAACCAACCCTGTTGATGATCAAGACCTGTAACAATGAA GTGTTTGGTGCCTACTGCTCCACAAGATGGTGCGAACGAAACATGAAAAACGACAAAGGACAAAGACAAGCCTACTTCGGCACAGGTGAAACGTTTCTGTTCAGTTTGTACCCTGAACGAGCAAAATACCCTTGGGTAGGGATGGACTCTTCGCACAATGATTCCAAGGTCCACCATTCGGCTGAGCTGTTCATGGCGGCAGATTCTAAAATGATAACAATTGGCGGCGG agATGGACAAGCCATATGGATGGACGAGAACATCAGATTCGGTAAGACAGACCGGTGCTCCACGTTCAACAACCCACCTCTTTGTGCTAGCGGCGACTTCGAGATTAGGGTACTGGAGGTGTACGGTTTCGCCGGTGCTTGA
- the Sky gene encoding GTPase-activating protein skywalker isoform X1, producing the protein MLVTQTPSSMDNQPNMMSVLEEEANVDIDDAFPPHVDTTNIVIQPESPTSKKQALKTFNEVNALLQAGRKREVKLVIRENAWPLNNGIRTQLWPALCSQHAHGKNMLDGFYWDMVNQVFGTTELPEKSIMLPPFVDSTHCLSYNLTRKGRSVADRVVSVLGYACPDITYSPSLYPITALLLHFMPEEECYHCMASLVAAKDKMFITQTKLLYEVTWKTVEQITKKHVKSAAVHLARHCSGSRAERIYMDWIWWILQLLPFQHLVRVMDCFLHEGIKVFYRVAMAIVLLFYKHSSLQNSEWMNEISKNGIDAALSKFCRQIPVTPAKFLRTAFGIRGLSSAYISRVFLRTEMALKSRSVLTGSRSLARSRSTDNLPTSQSQVNIQMMSHTLTIREKECEDTYKDRGAHSPGPRALSMGVYPIQSICSQILDMPDLFTLWSWLPMRITMYQPILLYTTEEHGCSLTTFYVRVEQHEPTLLMIKTCNNEVFGAYCSTRWCERNMKNDKGQRQAYFGTGETFLFSLYPERAKYPWVGMDSSHNDSKVHHSAELFMAADSKMITIGGGDGQAIWMDENIRFGKTDRCSTFNNPPLCASGDFEIRVLEVYGFAGA; encoded by the exons ATGTTAGTCACACAGACACCCTCCTCGATGGACAACCAGCCGAATATGATGTCGGTACTCGAGGAGGAGGCGAATGTCGATATCGATGACGCGTTTCCACCGCACGTCGACACGACGAACATCGTCATACAGCCGGAGTCGCCTACCAGCAAGAAACAAGCGCTAAAGACCTTCAACGAGGTCAATGCGCTCCTACAAGCTGGCAGAAAGAGGGAGGTTAAGCTGGTCATAAGGGAGAACGCGTGGCCATTGAACAACGGAATTAGGACGCAGCTCTGGCCGGCTCTTTGCAGTCAACATGCACACGGCAAGAACATGCTCGATGGCTTTTATTGGGACATGGTCAATCAAGTTTTTGGGACTACAG AGCTGCCGGAAAAATCAATCATGCTACCGCCGTTTGTGGATAGCACTCATTGCCTGTCATACAATCTGACAAGAAAGGGCAGGAGTGTCGCAGACAGGGTTGTATCTGTACTGGGATACGCTTGTCCCGATATCACCTACAGTCCTTCGCTATACCCGATCACAGCGCTTCTTCTTCACTTCATGCCAG AGGAGGAGTGTTATCATTGTATGGCCAGCCTGGTCGCTGCTAAAGACAAAATGTTCATTACGCAAACCAAACTTCTGTACGAAGTTACCTGGAAAACTGTCGAGCAAATCACCAAAAAACACGTG AAATCGGCTGCAGTACATTTAGCGAGGCATTGCTCGGGATCAAGAGCGGAGAGAATTTACATGGATTGGATCTGGTGGATACTACAGCTTCTTCCATTCCAACATCTAGTCAGGGTTATGGACTGTTTCCTACACGAAGGCATTAAG GTCTTCTACCGAGTAGCGATGGCTATAGTTTTATTATTCTATAAGCACTCATCCTTGCAAAACTCTGAGTGGATGAATGAAATTTCCAAGAACGGCATCGACGCCGCATTGTCGAAATTCTGCAGGCAAATACCG GTGACGCCGGCAAAGTTTTTGCGTACCGCATTTGGGATACGTGGACTCAGCTCAGCATACATATCAAGGGTATTTTTGCGCACAGAAATGGCTCTTAAAAGTAGAAGCGTTTTAACGGGATCCAGATCGTTGGCTCGTTCCCGGTCCACGGACAATCTGCCCACGAGCCAGTCCCAAGTCAACATTCAGATGATGTCGCACACGCTCACGATACGAGAA AAAGAATGTGAAGACACATACAAAGACAGG GGTGCACACAGTCCTGGACCGCGTGCTCTGTCAATGGGCGTTTATCCCATACAAAGCATATGCTCCCAGATTCTAGACATGCCTGAT TTGTTCACGTTGTGGTCCTGGCTGCCGATGCGGATTACCATGTATCAACCAATACTGCTATACACAACAGAAGAGCATGGTTGTTCGTTGACAACGTTTTACGTAAGGGTAGAGCAACACGAACCAACCCTGTTGATGATCAAGACCTGTAACAATGAA GTGTTTGGTGCCTACTGCTCCACAAGATGGTGCGAACGAAACATGAAAAACGACAAAGGACAAAGACAAGCCTACTTCGGCACAGGTGAAACGTTTCTGTTCAGTTTGTACCCTGAACGAGCAAAATACCCTTGGGTAGGGATGGACTCTTCGCACAATGATTCCAAGGTCCACCATTCGGCTGAGCTGTTCATGGCGGCAGATTCTAAAATGATAACAATTGGCGGCGG agATGGACAAGCCATATGGATGGACGAGAACATCAGATTCGGTAAGACAGACCGGTGCTCCACGTTCAACAACCCACCTCTTTGTGCTAGCGGCGACTTCGAGATTAGGGTACTGGAGGTGTACGGTTTCGCCGGTGCTTGA